In Carassius gibelio isolate Cgi1373 ecotype wild population from Czech Republic chromosome B20, carGib1.2-hapl.c, whole genome shotgun sequence, the following are encoded in one genomic region:
- the fermt1 gene encoding fermitin family homolog 1 isoform X1, which translates to MKGLMRRWSGIHHLPELSVVWAGFPPAHTWTGDVFHFPKGKSSGTHSGRNMATAAEYGHNSWELSIQVDQREGDEGMKFKLRVKGDLHVGGLMLKLVEKIKAPQDWSDHAIWWEKRSCWLLKTHWTLDKYGVQADADLRYTPQHKPLCIQLPNMKTIRLPVSFSCVVFKAVAEICKALNIRRSEELSLLKLSDDQKKKKKKDKGQESVFDEIINMDMTGGALSLYSKTMTPTYDPDSGSPASSTSLWFGENPVTDCQPNLPPEELAKLFKPLTMEDKAAINAGWLDSSRSLMEQGIQENDRLLLRFKYHCFFDLNPKYDAVRITQLYEQARWTILLEEIDCTEEEMLMFASLQYHICKLTLSTEPLNNSNEPEIDEVEAALSNLESTLEGRNADKILEDITDIPKLEDTLKLFRPKRLTLKPYKEYWFVFRDTTISYYKNKDSANKEPIEQLHLRGCEVIPDVNVTEKKFGLKLLLPVADGMNEVYIRCNNETQYAKWKAACILASKGKTMAYSSYRTEVKNIQSFLQMKSLAPPPGQAATDVESMEMNAECFVSPRYAKKYKTKQLTTRILEALHNISHLSLMEAKMRFIQAWQSLPEFGIKYYIVRFRGSKKDELLGISYNRLIRIDMSTGLPVTTWRFSNIKQWNVNWEIKQVAIEFDQSVSIAFSCQSCDCKVVHEYIGGYIFLSTRSKDQNETLDEELFHKLTGGQD; encoded by the exons ATGAAAGGGCTGATGCGCAGATGGAGTGGCATCCATCACCTCCCTGAACTCTCAG TAGTCTGGGCGGGGTTTCCTCCAGCGCACACCTGGACAGGAGATGTGTTTCACTTTCCAAAGGGAAAATCTTCGGGAACGCATTCAG GCAGGAACATGGCCACTGCTGCTGAGTACGGACACAACTCCTGGGAGCTCAGCATCCAGGTGGACCAGCGTGAGGGAGATGAGGGCATGAAGTTTAAATTGCGGGTTAAGGGGGATCTTCACGTCGGGGGTCTCATGCTCAAATTGGTGGAGAAGATCA AGGCTCCTCAGGACTGGTCCGATCATGCCATCTGGTGGGAGAAGAGGAGCTGCTGGCTGCTGAAGACACACTGGACTCTGGATAAGTATGGAGTCCAGGCGGACGCTGACCTGCGCTACACTCCACAACACAAACCTCTCTGCATCCAGCTGCCCAACATGAAGACCATCCGGCTCCCTGTTAGCTTCTCTTGTGTGGTCTTCAAAGCTGTGGCTGAGATCTGCAAAGCACTCA ATATCAGACGATCAGAAGAACTTTCTCTTCTGAAACTATCAGAtgatcagaaaaagaaaaagaaaaaagacaagggCCAAGAATCAGTCTTTGATGAGATAATAAACATGGACATGACAGGAG GAGCCCTGAGTCTGTACAGTAAAACCATGACTCCGACTTATGACCCGGACAGCGGCTCGCCTGCCTCTTCCACCAGTCTGTGGTTCGGTGAGAATCCTGTGACGGACTGCCAACCCAACCTTCCACCGGAGGAACTGGCCAAACTCTTCAAGCCTCTTACCATGGAAGATAAAGCAGCAATTAATGCTGG GTGGCTGGATTCCTCTCGCTCGCTGATGGAGCAAGGAATTCAGGAAAACGACAGACTCCTGCTGCGATTCAAGTACCACTGCTTCTTTGACCTCAACCCAAAG TATGATGCTGTGAGGATCACACAGCTGTATGAACAAGCCAGATGGACGATACTGCTGGAGGAGATCGACTGCACTGAAGAAGAGATGCTCATGTTTGCATCCCTGCAG TATCACATCTGTAAATTGACTTTATCAACGGAGCCACTGAACAATTCCAATGAACCAGAGATTGATGAAGTGGAGGCTGCGCTCTCAAACTTAGAATCTACGCTGGAGGGACGGAATGCTGATAAGATCCTG GAAGATATCACTGACATTCCAAAGCTGGAAGATACACTGAAATTGTTTAG GCCCAAGCGATTGACATTAAAGCCGTATAAGGAGTACTGGTTTGTTTTTAGGGACACCACCATTTCTTACTACAAAAACAAAGATTCGGCAAATAAAGAACCCATTGAGCAACTCCATCTACGAG GATGTGAGGTCATTCCTGATGTCAACGTCACTGAGAAGAAGTTTGGCCTCAAGCTGTTATTGCCAGTGGCTGATGGAATGAACGAGGTTTATATTCGCTGCAACAAT GAAACGCAGTATGCCAAGTGGAAGGCTGCCTGTATTTTGGCTTCCAAAGGAAAGACGATGGCCTACAGCTCATACCGCACAGAGGTGAAGAACATCCAGTCTTTCCTGCAGATGAAGAGTCTAGCGCCACCTCCTGGCCAGGCAGCGACTGACGTAGAGTCCATGGAGATGAATGCCGAGTGCTTTGTTTCTCCACGATATGCAAAGAAGTACAAGACCAAACAG CTGACCACACGAATCTTGGAGGCCCTTCACAATATTTCCCATCTTTCCCTCATGGAGGCCAAAATGCGTTTTATCCAAGCATGGCAGTCTCTGCCTGAGTTTGGCATCAAGTACTACATTGTCAG ATTCAGAGGAAGCAAGAAAGATGAGCTCCTGGGAATTTCCTACAACAGGCTGATCCGCATCGACATGTCAACGGGTTTGCCGGTCACCACCTGGAGGTTCTCCAACATTAAACAATGGAATGTCAACTGGGAGATTAAACAG GTGGCCATCGAATTTGACCAGAGCGTGTCGATTGCGTTCTCCTGCCAGAGCTGTGACTGCAAAGTGGTCCATGAATATATCGGAGGCTACATTTTCCTCTCGACACGCTCAAAAGACCAAAATGAGACTTTAGATGAAGAACTCTTCCATAAGCTCACGGGAGGACAAGACTGA
- the fermt1 gene encoding fermitin family homolog 1 isoform X2 produces the protein MSTAFAVVVVWAGFPPAHTWTGDVFHFPKGKSSGTHSGRNMATAAEYGHNSWELSIQVDQREGDEGMKFKLRVKGDLHVGGLMLKLVEKIKAPQDWSDHAIWWEKRSCWLLKTHWTLDKYGVQADADLRYTPQHKPLCIQLPNMKTIRLPVSFSCVVFKAVAEICKALNIRRSEELSLLKLSDDQKKKKKKDKGQESVFDEIINMDMTGGALSLYSKTMTPTYDPDSGSPASSTSLWFGENPVTDCQPNLPPEELAKLFKPLTMEDKAAINAGWLDSSRSLMEQGIQENDRLLLRFKYHCFFDLNPKYDAVRITQLYEQARWTILLEEIDCTEEEMLMFASLQYHICKLTLSTEPLNNSNEPEIDEVEAALSNLESTLEGRNADKILEDITDIPKLEDTLKLFRPKRLTLKPYKEYWFVFRDTTISYYKNKDSANKEPIEQLHLRGCEVIPDVNVTEKKFGLKLLLPVADGMNEVYIRCNNETQYAKWKAACILASKGKTMAYSSYRTEVKNIQSFLQMKSLAPPPGQAATDVESMEMNAECFVSPRYAKKYKTKQLTTRILEALHNISHLSLMEAKMRFIQAWQSLPEFGIKYYIVRFRGSKKDELLGISYNRLIRIDMSTGLPVTTWRFSNIKQWNVNWEIKQVAIEFDQSVSIAFSCQSCDCKVVHEYIGGYIFLSTRSKDQNETLDEELFHKLTGGQD, from the exons ATGAGCACAGCCTTCGCCGTAGTAGTAGTCTGGGCGGGGTTTCCTCCAGCGCACACCTGGACAGGAGATGTGTTTCACTTTCCAAAGGGAAAATCTTCGGGAACGCATTCAG GCAGGAACATGGCCACTGCTGCTGAGTACGGACACAACTCCTGGGAGCTCAGCATCCAGGTGGACCAGCGTGAGGGAGATGAGGGCATGAAGTTTAAATTGCGGGTTAAGGGGGATCTTCACGTCGGGGGTCTCATGCTCAAATTGGTGGAGAAGATCA AGGCTCCTCAGGACTGGTCCGATCATGCCATCTGGTGGGAGAAGAGGAGCTGCTGGCTGCTGAAGACACACTGGACTCTGGATAAGTATGGAGTCCAGGCGGACGCTGACCTGCGCTACACTCCACAACACAAACCTCTCTGCATCCAGCTGCCCAACATGAAGACCATCCGGCTCCCTGTTAGCTTCTCTTGTGTGGTCTTCAAAGCTGTGGCTGAGATCTGCAAAGCACTCA ATATCAGACGATCAGAAGAACTTTCTCTTCTGAAACTATCAGAtgatcagaaaaagaaaaagaaaaaagacaagggCCAAGAATCAGTCTTTGATGAGATAATAAACATGGACATGACAGGAG GAGCCCTGAGTCTGTACAGTAAAACCATGACTCCGACTTATGACCCGGACAGCGGCTCGCCTGCCTCTTCCACCAGTCTGTGGTTCGGTGAGAATCCTGTGACGGACTGCCAACCCAACCTTCCACCGGAGGAACTGGCCAAACTCTTCAAGCCTCTTACCATGGAAGATAAAGCAGCAATTAATGCTGG GTGGCTGGATTCCTCTCGCTCGCTGATGGAGCAAGGAATTCAGGAAAACGACAGACTCCTGCTGCGATTCAAGTACCACTGCTTCTTTGACCTCAACCCAAAG TATGATGCTGTGAGGATCACACAGCTGTATGAACAAGCCAGATGGACGATACTGCTGGAGGAGATCGACTGCACTGAAGAAGAGATGCTCATGTTTGCATCCCTGCAG TATCACATCTGTAAATTGACTTTATCAACGGAGCCACTGAACAATTCCAATGAACCAGAGATTGATGAAGTGGAGGCTGCGCTCTCAAACTTAGAATCTACGCTGGAGGGACGGAATGCTGATAAGATCCTG GAAGATATCACTGACATTCCAAAGCTGGAAGATACACTGAAATTGTTTAG GCCCAAGCGATTGACATTAAAGCCGTATAAGGAGTACTGGTTTGTTTTTAGGGACACCACCATTTCTTACTACAAAAACAAAGATTCGGCAAATAAAGAACCCATTGAGCAACTCCATCTACGAG GATGTGAGGTCATTCCTGATGTCAACGTCACTGAGAAGAAGTTTGGCCTCAAGCTGTTATTGCCAGTGGCTGATGGAATGAACGAGGTTTATATTCGCTGCAACAAT GAAACGCAGTATGCCAAGTGGAAGGCTGCCTGTATTTTGGCTTCCAAAGGAAAGACGATGGCCTACAGCTCATACCGCACAGAGGTGAAGAACATCCAGTCTTTCCTGCAGATGAAGAGTCTAGCGCCACCTCCTGGCCAGGCAGCGACTGACGTAGAGTCCATGGAGATGAATGCCGAGTGCTTTGTTTCTCCACGATATGCAAAGAAGTACAAGACCAAACAG CTGACCACACGAATCTTGGAGGCCCTTCACAATATTTCCCATCTTTCCCTCATGGAGGCCAAAATGCGTTTTATCCAAGCATGGCAGTCTCTGCCTGAGTTTGGCATCAAGTACTACATTGTCAG ATTCAGAGGAAGCAAGAAAGATGAGCTCCTGGGAATTTCCTACAACAGGCTGATCCGCATCGACATGTCAACGGGTTTGCCGGTCACCACCTGGAGGTTCTCCAACATTAAACAATGGAATGTCAACTGGGAGATTAAACAG GTGGCCATCGAATTTGACCAGAGCGTGTCGATTGCGTTCTCCTGCCAGAGCTGTGACTGCAAAGTGGTCCATGAATATATCGGAGGCTACATTTTCCTCTCGACACGCTCAAAAGACCAAAATGAGACTTTAGATGAAGAACTCTTCCATAAGCTCACGGGAGGACAAGACTGA
- the trmt6 gene encoding tRNA (adenine(58)-N(1))-methyltransferase non-catalytic subunit TRM6: protein MAECVKDSDKEDRISYGDYVVLKRGDIFKSVQIENKKKVIFEKQWFFLDNAVGQLYGAVFEIEAGGSLKIKAAKHSGDSLDSKEAGQDNRHIVDDGRSQKLSRDDIETLKEQGLKGQEIVQQLIDNSTTFKDKTEFAQEKYIKKKKKKYESNITILKPSTRLLAMMYHGREPGKICHLRYDTLAQILTLGNIHAGSKILVFETCAGLVLGSVMERMGGYGSVIQMYPGGGPTRAGMESFGFPSHFHETLHEFPLCKVNALLAGTLDLSEKDAEGNGRSESSQETSGVSEEKSSEPQSMEVSVDPQEEMRRVERERLREQRAQEKKLKMEEKRKKLSSAAALLEGRNADGLVIASRFHPCPVLMGLLKFLAPSRPFVVYCQYREPLIECYTKLREQGGAISLRLTDSWLRHYQVLPNRTHPVLLMSGGGGYLLSGTTVAADAAKARNQHKAEEPVAKRLKLDKISSSCDSSA, encoded by the exons ATGGCGGAGTGTGTAAAGGACAGTGATAAAGAGGACAGAATCAGTTACGGAGACTATGTAGTGCTGAAGAGAGGAGATATCTTCAAATCAGTGCAGATCGAAAATAAAAA GAAAGTGATCTTTGAGAAGCAGTGGTTCTTCTTGGACAATGCAGTCGGGCAGCTGTACGGGGCCGTGTTTGAAATCGAAGCCGGCGGCTCACTCAAAATCAAGGCAGCAAAACACTCGGGAGACTCTTTGG ATTCTAAGGAAGCAGGTCAGGATAATAGACACATAGTGGATGACGGCAGATCTCAGAAACTGAGCAGAGATGATATTGAAACGCTGAAAGAGCAAGGGTTAAAAGGCCAG GAGATCGTCCAGCAGCTCATAGACAACAGTACAACATTCAAGGACAAAACTGAATTTGCTCAAGAGAAATACatcaagaagaaaaagaaaaa GTACGAGAGTAACATAACAATCCTGAAACCCTCCACTCGACTCCTTGCCATGATGTACCACGGCAGAGAACCAGGGAAAATATG TCACCTGCGCTACGACACATTGGCTCAGATTTTGACTCTGGGGAACATCCACGCCGGCAGTAAAATCCTTGTTTTTGAGACCTGTGCTGGACTTGTGTTGGGCTCGGTGATGGAGAGAATGGGAG GTTATGGCTCAGTGATTCAGATGTATCCCGGTGGAGGCCCAACGAGAGCCGGCATGGAGAGCTTCGGCTTTCCGTCACACTTCCACGAGACGCTGCATGAGTTCCCGTTATGCAAAGTGAACGCTCTGTTGGCTGGAACCCTGGATCTGTCAGAGAAGGATGCAGAGGGGAACGGACGATCCGAGTCCTCTCAGGAAACCTCAGGTGTGTCTGAGGAGAAGAGCTCAGAACCTCAGAGCATGGAGGTCAGCGTCGACCCGCAAGAGGAAATGAGGAGAGTGGAGAGAGAAAGACTGCGAGAACAGAGG GCTCAAGAGAAGAAGCTGAAAATGGAGGAGAAGAGGAAGAAGTTATCTTCAGCTGCTGCTCTGTTAGAGGGCAGGAATGCAGATGG GTTGGTGATTGCTAGTCGCTTCCACCCCTGTCCCGTGTTAATGGGTCTGCTGAAGTTTTTAGCACCTTCACGACCGTTCGTAGTGTACTGCCAGTACAGAGAG CCGTTGATTGAGTGCTACACAAAACTCAGGGAACAAGGAGGAGCAATCAGTCTCAGATTAACAGATTCCTGGCTCAGGCATTATCAG GTGTTGCCCAACCGGACTCATCCAGTGCTGCTCATGAGTGGAGGCGGAGGGTATCTCCTGTCCGGAACCACGGTCGCTGCAGATGCTGCGAAAGCTAGAAATCAGCACAAAGCAGAGGAGCCTGTCGCCAAGAGGCTGAAACTGGATAAGATTAGTTCATCATGTGACAGCTCTGCTTAG
- the chgb gene encoding secretogranin-1, giving the protein MKFAALVCLVVFFAADGESMPVEQDSQREDLITQCLVHILSKALYETDDTPLHPECKNILRPGSGHSSVVKDEDDTLEPVQEELIKPRGESKVKEELIEDLLKTNKREEMDDERSQEEFPSFLKRRMKEKRDELDDERSQEEFPSFLKRRMKEKRDELDDERSQEEFPSFMKRILNEKRDELDDERSQEEFPSFMKRRMKEKRDELDDERSQEEFPSFMKRRMKEKRDELDDERSQEEFPSFMKRRMKEKRDELDDERSQEEFPSFMKRRMKEKRDELDYDRSQEEFPSFYKRSNKHKRADPDDERSQEEFPQKRHVSVLYKRDNLDEERSQEEFPLYDYKRTHLLTSKEKREESDYDRSQELFPSYTHKRNHGDGEEEDEESEEREKRIWKPSHRYHHKKKQHKRSENEDFEEPDYYRSQEDFPSYSQKRSHGDSRDYKPNEDLLNKHINEDLNSREERSEEVDEDTAKRYWKPTHRYHHKKHHKRPVEKRYEDSEESEEMDKRIWKPTHRYHHKKLHHKRGDSTELKDEDEPISQKTHSLHDSTGNEEEEEENVHELNEKRRPLTSQEEEDELKKGHPSFAEEKQDREAALRYLTKKKNELKERLLSKGDVYEKRSPWIYRGFYHPAWYKRGHKVDESTDQHPYHKLEDFAETLRYKRGLLTNGESFEEEKGVPQQKLLTPELKELEKLASVDQQMKETT; this is encoded by the exons ATGGGGAGTCCATGCCAGTCGAGCAGGACAGCCAAAGAGAAGACCTG ATTACCCAGTGTTTAGTTCACATCCTTTCAAAGGCATTGTATGAGACCGATGATACTCCACTGCATCCAGAATGCAAAAACATCCTTAGACCAG GATCAGGTCATTCATCAGTTGTGAAAGACGAGGATGACACCCTAGAACCAGTTCAAGAAGAACTAATAAAGCCAAGAGGAGAGTCTAAAGTCAAGGAGGAACTCATTGAGGATCTTCTCAAAACTAACAAACGGGAGGAGATGGATGACGAGCGAAGCCAGGAAGAGTTCCCAAGTTTTCTGAAaagaagaatgaaagaaaaacgTGACGAACTGGATGACGAGCGAAGCCAAGAAGAGTTCCCAAGTTTTCTGAAaagaagaatgaaagaaaaacgTGACGAACTGGATGACGAGCGAAGCCAAGAAGAGTTCCCAAGTTTTATGAAAAGAATATTgaacgaaaaacgtgacgaactGGATGACGAGCGAAGCCAGGAAGAGTTCCCAAGTTTTATGAAaagaagaatgaaagaaaaacgTGACGAACTGGATGACGAGCGAAGCCAAGAAGAGTTCCCAAGTTTTATGAAaagaagaatgaaagaaaaacgTGACGAACTAGATGACGAGCGAAGCCAGGAAGAGTTCCCAAGTTTTATGAAaagaagaatgaaagaaaaacgTGACGAACTGGATGACGAGCGAAGCCAAGAAGAGTTCCCAAGTTTTATGAAaagaagaatgaaagaaaaacgTGACGAACTAGATTATGACCGGAGCCAGGAAGAGTTCCCAAGTTTCTATAAAAGAAGCAACAAGCATAAAAGGGCAGATCCCGACGATGAGAGAAGCCAAGAGGAATTTCCCCAGAAAAGACACGTTTCTGTCCTTTACAAACGTGATAATCTTGATGAGGAGCGCAGCCAGGAGGAATTCCCTCTGTATGATTATAAAAGGACTCATCTTCTGACCAGCAAAGAAAAACGTGAAGAGTCGGACTATGATAGAAGCCAAGAATTATTCCCAAGTTACACCCACAAAAGAAACCATGGGGATGGagaagaagaggatgaggagaGTGAGGAAAGAGAGAAGCGGATCTGGAAGCCATCACATCGATACCACCACAAGAAAAAGCAACACAAACGCAGTGAGAATGAGGATTTCGAAGAACCAGACTATTACAGAAGTCAAGAAGACTTCCCAAGCTACAGCCAAAAAAGAAGCCATGGGGATAGCAGGGACTACAAACCAAATGAAGACCTGCTGAACAAGCATATTAATGAGGACTTAAACTCTCGGGAAGAGAGATCTGAAGAGGTAGACGAGGATACAGCAAAGCGATACTGGAAACCCACCCATAGATACCATCATAAGAAGCACCACAAAAGACCCGTGGAAAAAAGGTACGAGGACTCAGAGGAAAGTGAGGAAATGGATAAAAGGATCTGGAAGCCAACACACAGATATCACCATAAGAAGCTTCATCACAAGCGTGGCGACTCCACAGAGCTCAAGGATGAAGATGAACCCATCTCACAGAAGACTCACAGTCTCCATGACTCAACAGGcaatgaagaggaagaagaagaaaatgttcATGAGCTTAATGAAAAGAGGCGTCCCTTAACCAGCCAAGAGGAGGAAGATGAGCTGAAGAAAGGACACCCGAGTTTTGCAGAGGAGAAGCAGGACAGGGAGGCTGCGTTGCGGTACCTAACAAAAAAGAAGAATGAGTTAAAGGAACGTCTACTTAGCAAAGGTGATGTCTATGAGAAGCGTTCCCCATGGATTTACAGAGGATTCTACCATCCAGCCTGGTATAAGAGAGGCCATAAGGTGGATGAAAGCACTGACCAGCACCCCTACCATAAACTAGAGGACTTTGCTGAGACTCTCCGGTACAAAAGAGGCCTGCTTACTAATGGGGAGTCATTCGAGGAGGAAAAGGGTGTCCCCCAACAGAAGCTTCTCACACCAGAG ttaaaaGAACTTGAGAAACTGGCCTCTGTGGATCAACAGATGAAAGAGACAACTTAA